One Camelus ferus isolate YT-003-E chromosome 27, BCGSAC_Cfer_1.0, whole genome shotgun sequence DNA window includes the following coding sequences:
- the ISLR gene encoding immunoglobulin superfamily containing leucine-rich repeat protein isoform X1 — protein sequence MASGGRMQELRLLCWVVLVGLVQACPEPCDCGEKYGFQIADCAYRDLEAVPPGFPANVTTLSLSANRLPSLPEGAFREVLLLQSLWLAHNEIRTVAAGALAPLGQLKSLDLSHNLISDFAWSDLHNLSALQLLKMDSNELTFIPRDAFRSLRALRSLQLNHNRLHTLVEGTFAPLTALSHLQINDNPFDCTCSIVWFKTWALTTAVSIPEQDNITCTSPQVLKGTRLNRLLPLPCSAPSVQLTYQPSQDGAELRPGFVLALHCDVDGQPAPQLHWHIQTPGGTVEIASPNVGADGRALPGALTAGNQLRFQAFANGSLLIPDFGKLEEGTYSCLATNELGSAESSVNVALATPGEGGEDALGRRFHGKAAEGKGCYTVDNEVQPSGPEDNVVIIYLSRTGGPEAAAAGEGISGRQPLGPLLLGQSLLLLFLTSF from the exons ATGGCCTCGG GAGGTAGGATGCAGGAGTTGCGTCTGCTGTGCTGGGTGGTCCTCGTGGGCCTGGTGCAAGCCTGTCCCGAGCCCTGCGACTGTGGGGAGAAGTATGGCTTCCAGATCGCTGACTGTGCCTACCGTGACCTGGAGGCCGTGCCACCCGGCTTCCCCGCCAACGTGACCACGTTGAGCCTATCGGCCAACCGGCTGCCGAGCTTACCAGAGGGCGCCTTCAGGGAGGTGCTCCTGCTGCAGTCGCTGTGGCTGGCACACAACGAGATCCGCACGGTGGCCGCCGGCGCCCTGGCCCCACTGGGCCAACTCAAGAGCCTGGACCTCAGCCACAACCTCATCTCTGACTTTGCCTGGAGCGACCTGCACAACCTCAGCGCCCTCCAGTTGCTCAAGATGGACAGCAACGAGCTGACCTTCATCCCCCGCGACGCCTTCCGCAGCCTTCGTGCCCTGCGCTCCCTGCAGCTCAATCACAACCGCCTGCACACGCTGGTGGAGGGCACCTTCGCACCGCTCACCGCACTGTCCCACCTGCAGATCAACGATAACCCCTTTGACTGTACCTGCAGCATCGTGTGGTTCAAGACGTGGGCCCTGACCACTGCTGTGTCCATCCCGGAGCAGGATAACATCACCTGCACTTCGCCCCAAGTGCTCAAGGGCACACGGCTGAACCGCCTGCTGCCGCTGCCTTGCTCCGCACCCTCGGTTCAGCTCACCTACCAGCCCAGCCAGGATGGTGCCGAGCTGCGGCCTGGCTTCGTGCTGGCGCTCCACTGCGATGTGGACGGGCAGCCGGCCCCCCAGCTTCACTGGCACATCCAGACGCCTGGTGGCACCGTGGAGATCGCCAGCCCCAACGTGGGTGCCGATGGGCGTGCGCTGCCTGGTGCCCTAACAGCCGGCAACCAGCTGCGCTTCCAGGCCTTTGCCAATGGCAGCCTGCTCATCCCTGACTTTGGCAAGCTGGAGGAGGGCACCTACAGCTGCCTGGCCACCAACGAGCTGGGCAGTGCAGAGAGCTCGGTGAATGTGGCACTGGCTACACCAGGCGAGGGTGGTGAGGATGCACTGGGGCGCAGGTTCCATGGCAAAGCGGCTGAGGGTAAGGGCTGCTACACGGTTGACAACGAGGTGCAGCCATCGGGTCCTGAGGACAACGTTGTCATCATCTACCTCAGCCGCACTGGGGGCCCCGAGGCTGCAGCCGCAGGAGAAGGCATCTCTGGGCGGCAGCCCCTAGGCCCGCTCCTGCTGGgccagagcctcctcctcctcttcctcacttccttctag
- the ISLR gene encoding immunoglobulin superfamily containing leucine-rich repeat protein isoform X2, with the protein MQELRLLCWVVLVGLVQACPEPCDCGEKYGFQIADCAYRDLEAVPPGFPANVTTLSLSANRLPSLPEGAFREVLLLQSLWLAHNEIRTVAAGALAPLGQLKSLDLSHNLISDFAWSDLHNLSALQLLKMDSNELTFIPRDAFRSLRALRSLQLNHNRLHTLVEGTFAPLTALSHLQINDNPFDCTCSIVWFKTWALTTAVSIPEQDNITCTSPQVLKGTRLNRLLPLPCSAPSVQLTYQPSQDGAELRPGFVLALHCDVDGQPAPQLHWHIQTPGGTVEIASPNVGADGRALPGALTAGNQLRFQAFANGSLLIPDFGKLEEGTYSCLATNELGSAESSVNVALATPGEGGEDALGRRFHGKAAEGKGCYTVDNEVQPSGPEDNVVIIYLSRTGGPEAAAAGEGISGRQPLGPLLLGQSLLLLFLTSF; encoded by the coding sequence ATGCAGGAGTTGCGTCTGCTGTGCTGGGTGGTCCTCGTGGGCCTGGTGCAAGCCTGTCCCGAGCCCTGCGACTGTGGGGAGAAGTATGGCTTCCAGATCGCTGACTGTGCCTACCGTGACCTGGAGGCCGTGCCACCCGGCTTCCCCGCCAACGTGACCACGTTGAGCCTATCGGCCAACCGGCTGCCGAGCTTACCAGAGGGCGCCTTCAGGGAGGTGCTCCTGCTGCAGTCGCTGTGGCTGGCACACAACGAGATCCGCACGGTGGCCGCCGGCGCCCTGGCCCCACTGGGCCAACTCAAGAGCCTGGACCTCAGCCACAACCTCATCTCTGACTTTGCCTGGAGCGACCTGCACAACCTCAGCGCCCTCCAGTTGCTCAAGATGGACAGCAACGAGCTGACCTTCATCCCCCGCGACGCCTTCCGCAGCCTTCGTGCCCTGCGCTCCCTGCAGCTCAATCACAACCGCCTGCACACGCTGGTGGAGGGCACCTTCGCACCGCTCACCGCACTGTCCCACCTGCAGATCAACGATAACCCCTTTGACTGTACCTGCAGCATCGTGTGGTTCAAGACGTGGGCCCTGACCACTGCTGTGTCCATCCCGGAGCAGGATAACATCACCTGCACTTCGCCCCAAGTGCTCAAGGGCACACGGCTGAACCGCCTGCTGCCGCTGCCTTGCTCCGCACCCTCGGTTCAGCTCACCTACCAGCCCAGCCAGGATGGTGCCGAGCTGCGGCCTGGCTTCGTGCTGGCGCTCCACTGCGATGTGGACGGGCAGCCGGCCCCCCAGCTTCACTGGCACATCCAGACGCCTGGTGGCACCGTGGAGATCGCCAGCCCCAACGTGGGTGCCGATGGGCGTGCGCTGCCTGGTGCCCTAACAGCCGGCAACCAGCTGCGCTTCCAGGCCTTTGCCAATGGCAGCCTGCTCATCCCTGACTTTGGCAAGCTGGAGGAGGGCACCTACAGCTGCCTGGCCACCAACGAGCTGGGCAGTGCAGAGAGCTCGGTGAATGTGGCACTGGCTACACCAGGCGAGGGTGGTGAGGATGCACTGGGGCGCAGGTTCCATGGCAAAGCGGCTGAGGGTAAGGGCTGCTACACGGTTGACAACGAGGTGCAGCCATCGGGTCCTGAGGACAACGTTGTCATCATCTACCTCAGCCGCACTGGGGGCCCCGAGGCTGCAGCCGCAGGAGAAGGCATCTCTGGGCGGCAGCCCCTAGGCCCGCTCCTGCTGGgccagagcctcctcctcctcttcctcacttccttctag